A genomic stretch from Bacteroidota bacterium includes:
- a CDS encoding aspartate aminotransferase family protein, giving the protein MHTLRQLFLQHLAPTSDAPMLLDIERAEGIYMYGTDGKRYADLISGIGVSNCGHGNPHIVKAITTQTEKHLHLMVYGEYVQKPQVLLAERLCSLLPQSLNSVYFVNSGSEAIEGAVKLAKRATGRHHIVAAKNAYHGSTQGALSLMDAEYYTAAYRPLLPNVGFIEYNNIQTLDSITSETACVVLETIQGEAGYIAPTQEFLLQLRKKCDQTGTLLILDEIQCGMGRTGKWFAFEHFGIEPDILVLAKALGAGMPLGAFIANRTLMDNLAQNPVLGHITTFGGHPVCCAAALAGIEFLNNSDLTPQIAQKSLLFKQLLQHPAIKSISGTGLMLGLDLGDEVFNKTVISNCISKGVITDWFLHCGHKMRIAPPLIITNEQITEVCKVIVEAIDEVSAIQ; this is encoded by the coding sequence ATGCATACCCTACGCCAACTTTTTTTACAACACCTTGCCCCTACTTCTGACGCACCGATGCTGCTGGACATTGAACGGGCTGAAGGTATTTACATGTACGGCACCGACGGAAAACGTTATGCCGACCTTATCTCTGGCATTGGGGTAAGCAACTGCGGGCATGGTAACCCTCACATTGTAAAAGCCATAACTACCCAAACCGAAAAACACCTGCACTTGATGGTGTATGGTGAATATGTGCAAAAGCCACAAGTATTGCTGGCCGAACGTTTGTGCAGCCTTTTACCGCAATCACTCAACTCGGTATATTTTGTAAACTCAGGCTCTGAAGCGATTGAAGGTGCTGTGAAATTGGCCAAACGTGCCACCGGCCGCCATCATATTGTAGCGGCAAAAAACGCCTACCACGGTTCTACTCAAGGTGCGTTAAGCCTTATGGATGCTGAGTATTATACGGCTGCATACCGTCCCTTGTTGCCAAACGTTGGTTTTATTGAGTACAACAACATTCAAACGTTAGATAGTATTACCTCTGAAACAGCCTGTGTGGTATTAGAAACCATACAAGGTGAAGCTGGTTATATTGCTCCTACCCAAGAATTTCTTTTGCAACTGCGCAAGAAGTGCGACCAAACAGGCACCTTGCTGATATTGGATGAAATACAGTGCGGGATGGGACGCACCGGAAAATGGTTTGCCTTTGAGCATTTTGGTATTGAACCCGATATTTTAGTATTGGCTAAGGCATTGGGTGCAGGTATGCCTTTAGGTGCTTTTATAGCCAACCGCACGTTGATGGACAACCTTGCCCAAAACCCTGTGCTGGGTCACATCACAACGTTTGGCGGGCACCCCGTATGCTGTGCGGCCGCCTTGGCAGGCATTGAGTTTTTAAATAATAGTGATTTGACACCCCAGATAGCCCAAAAAAGCTTGCTGTTTAAGCAACTGTTACAGCATCCGGCAATTAAATCAATTAGCGGAACGGGATTAATGCTTGGCTTGGATTTGGGTGACGAAGTTTTTAATAAAACAGTAATTTCAAACTGTATAAGCAAGGGTGTAATTACCGATTGGTTTTTGCATTGCGGTCATAAAATGCGTATTGCGCCCCCTTTAATTATTACTAATGAACAGATTACAGAAGTTTGCAAAGTGATAGTTGAAGCAATCGACGAAGTATCAGCTATCCAGTAG
- a CDS encoding HU family DNA-binding protein: protein MNKSDLINSIASDAKITKVQAQAALNSFLDASSAALKKGDKVILVGFGTFSVAKRAARTGRNPQTGKEIKISAKKVVKFKPGSELSAKVK from the coding sequence ATGAACAAATCAGATTTGATCAACTCAATCGCTAGCGATGCGAAAATTACTAAAGTTCAAGCCCAAGCTGCTTTGAATTCATTTTTGGATGCTTCTTCAGCAGCTTTGAAAAAAGGTGACAAAGTTATCCTTGTAGGCTTTGGTACTTTTTCAGTAGCTAAACGTGCTGCCCGTACAGGCCGCAACCCTCAAACCGGAAAAGAAATCAAAATTTCAGCTAAAAAAGTAGTGAAATTTAAACCCGGTTCTGAGCTTTCAGCTAAAGTGAAGTAA
- a CDS encoding GNAT family N-acetyltransferase → MEIVPFDPLYATHFERLNKAWLEKYFYIEPIDEYVLANPQEAILDHGGKILFAKHQEQIIGTIAMKWQSEGVIELTKMGGDEAFQGLGAGKLLFETALTTAKRMGAHRIILYSNTILAPALSIYRKYGFVEVPLEKGLYERSDIKMELPFTDSI, encoded by the coding sequence ATGGAAATAGTTCCTTTCGACCCTCTGTATGCAACTCATTTTGAGCGGTTGAACAAGGCTTGGCTTGAAAAATACTTTTATATAGAACCTATTGATGAGTATGTGCTTGCGAACCCCCAAGAGGCAATACTAGACCACGGCGGAAAGATTTTGTTTGCCAAACACCAAGAGCAAATTATCGGCACTATAGCCATGAAATGGCAAAGCGAAGGAGTGATTGAACTTACCAAAATGGGGGGTGATGAAGCTTTTCAAGGGTTAGGAGCGGGTAAACTTTTGTTTGAAACCGCACTCACCACGGCCAAGCGAATGGGTGCACATCGTATTATCTTATATTCAAATACTATACTGGCACCTGCCTTATCCATCTATCGTAAATACGGTTTTGTAGAAGTTCCTCTTGAAAAGGGATTGTATGAACGCTCTGATATTAAGATGGAGTTACCGTTTACTGATAGCATTTAG